In the genome of Trichoplusia ni isolate ovarian cell line Hi5 chromosome 27, tn1, whole genome shotgun sequence, one region contains:
- the LOC113505896 gene encoding acyl-CoA Delta(11) desaturase-like, giving the protein MLLAFQTLAGQNCMLTWCRDHRLHHRYSDTDADPHNSNRGFFFSHVGWLMMKKHPYVKELGREIDISDLQNDWMVMFQKKYFYPLYALIGIAIPVWVPIQFFGEVWWKSLLVCYFFRYIHSLNGTWLVNSAAHMYGTRPYDKNLQPVESWFVSLVTYGEGWHNYHHAFPWDYKAAELTGFLNHSASFIKFLEKIGLAYDLKTASPEMVKNRIVRTGDGSHFELGNDVLRSAVTAIGPVHPLNPTYTSTLAAPRDLPFKHENDVHNVKATIRPSHAA; this is encoded by the exons ATGTTGTTGGCATTTCAAACGTTGGCAGGACAG AACTGCATGTTGACGTGGTGTCGTGATCACCGGCTGCATCACCGCTACTCTGACACGGATGCTGATCCTCACAATTCGAACCGAGGTTTCTTCTTTTCACACGTTGGCTGGCTCATGATGAAAAAACATCCATACGTAAAAGAGCTTGGCAGAGAAATTGACATCAGCGACTTGCAAAATGATTGGATGGTCATGTTTCAGAAAAA atactTCTATCCATTATATGCGTTGATTGGGATTGCTATCCCTGTATGGGTGCCCATTCAATTTTTCGGAGAAGTCTGGTGGAAATCACTATTAGTGTGCTATTTCTTCCGCTACATCCACTCTCTTAATGGGACCTGGCTTGTCAATAGCGCTGCACATATGTATGGAACTAGACCTTATGATAA AAACCTCCAGCCCGTGGAGTCGTGGTTCGTATCTCTAGTGACTTACGGAGAAGGATGGCACAACTACCACCACGCGTTCCCATGGGACTACAAAGCGGCTGAACTAACTGGATTCCTCAATCATTCGGCATCTTTCATTAAATTCCTCGAGAAGATTGGACTAGCTTACGACCTAAAAACTGCATCACCAGAAATG GTAAAAAACAGGATAGTAAGAACAGGTGATGGCAGTCACTTTGAACTTGGCAACGACGTCTTGCGTTCTGCTGTGACAGCCATTGGACCAGTGCATCCTCTCAATCCGACGTACACTAGCACTTTGGCAGCACCAAGAGACTTGCCatttaaacatgaaaatgaTGTCCATAATGTTAAAGCGACAATAAGGCCATCGCATGCTGCTTAG